The sequence below is a genomic window from Nicotiana tomentosiformis chromosome 6, ASM39032v3, whole genome shotgun sequence.
tgatacatgtgtcgcacaagaattttttgaactcgattttaactacatattttgataccaaatcagtccaaatgGCCTCCggtcttcctcaaattttgtatattgactcatctatatgttttcaatgaatttcaaccatacccattaAAATGtccttttttgcttagatttttggaatcttgtatttcatcaccttatttgttATCCCATCCATGAAATTTTttttccgtcttgcatctaatgttgctaatcaTGCTTAAAATTATGGAATGAGATCTTAGCGTGTGATTCTTgaagagaaagaaccttatttatttggatttttagtttttatatgtgcttgactaattttgataagtctataATTAATGACTAAAGGTCGGTAAGTTAGAATTTATTTGAGTATTTGTGTAAGATTCCCTTATTTGTGTGGCTAGGTTAGCAACAGTTTCGAAAATTATCATTAAATTTTACACAGAGGCCAGAAAAAGTGATTAACTACAAGGAGGAAGAGGAGGAGATCATGTGCCGCATGTTACTTTTGTGGCAAGTTAGCAACAGTTTCTAAGCTAGCGTTTGACCATATATATTctcaaatttgttttgaaaaatttgatttggatgaaatttggtttgaagatgaaaatgtgtttggacattagttttcaaaacatatttctcaattttattttggaaaaatatgaaacatgacttatacccacaagttttaaaaattatcacaaatacccaacaataccattatcaataatattcattatattatcgcaaatcatagtcctgaacataaataaatttgatacaaaattatcattttaatAACGAACTACATCATACACTATCAGATGATCAAGAATACGAAGCaacattattacaaaataataaattgtgggctcttttataaaatacaaaagtttggggcaatttttaaaaaatataatagtgatattttggcccaaaaccagctattaAGTTGGTTTTAGGATTTGAGATTTTTgccaaaatataggcaaaatttagtgtttgccaaataaaacctaaatttattttgacaaaatctatgaCAAAACGAGTCCTAATAAATTATTTGGATTTTTAAATATAAGCCACAAAAGTGATTATCTCATGTCATTTCTACCGCATTTAGCCTGcgtcgttttttttttttttttttttgtgtgtgcgcTTGTGTAGCTAAAAATTCATGTAAGGAGTTAATATTTTTCATTCCTTTGTTGTGAGTTCAAAATATCCGTTTTTTCACAAAAACAAAGAGAGTTATATACTTAAAAACTGCGTCAAAAGTATTTCATTCCTtctatatttatttaaaagatgtttaaaagtttaaataaaaataatttgttGGATGAGGAGTGCGTggcttattttttcttttgtgtgcTTGTGTAGCTAAAAATTCATGTAAGGAGTTAGTATTTTTCATTCTTTTGTTGTGAGTTCAAAACATCCTTTTAAAAGAAAAGAGGTTATATACTTAAAAACTTCGTCAAAAGtatttcatttattttattttaatttaaaggatgtttaaaagtttaaataaaaataatttgttGGATGAGGAGTTTTAGCACAAATGCGTAGTACATTTTCCCATCAAAATGCATTATATAATTAGGACTTAGATCTTTTAGGGGTCGTTTGATACATGATATAAGGATAATAATCTCGAAATAAAGTTTGTGATTAACTTTATTCTATGTTTGGTTTGGGGCATCAGCTAATCCGGTGATAACTTTTACACTAAATGGTGAGATTAGTTATCCCATATAGAAGGTGGGATAACTAATCTCATCGGATATTCCACCATTGTACCAAATAACATTTTATGCTAAAAACTTACTTTTATTTGATATTTACATTAAACTATACTAATTTATCATGATTAAGTAATAAATTAAGgcaaaaatatttattaattaacttaatttaGTGATAATAATATTTGTGAAGGCATGTTTTATGTTTTCATTGATTTGGTATAAATATCgaattaggtaaaattttacCAACTTTTGACATGCCTATAGTTGACAAGATTAACTTTTAATTTACCTAACGAATTAGGAAAGTTTTAAGACTAATTATTATtcttttcaaaagaaaatattaaCCACTGATGAGTtttgattactataatttattAGCATAATAAACTGCTCTTATTTTATTTACCAAAAAAAGAAACAACTGCTCTCAGTAGGAAACGATGAATTGACAACACTAGTAAATTGTCCTCTTTTACGGTTAATAATTCTCCGTAAGCAAAATATGAAAAGAAGAAACTAATATTCTCCGACCGCACCAAAGTACCCTCTTTTGTCTCGTGGAAAAAGCACAATCCGCACCTCTACACAAAGCTGCACTCCTCACCGTAGATCATATTTCAATCAACGACTCATATTCAGGTTCCGCCTTTCACACGGATCACCATTATTATCCGTCGATTAACAACCAAATCCCCCAAAATTTAGCGGCTACGATTTTAGCCCCGCCACATTTCAAACCGCCCACGAAATCCACCAAATATAAATACGCACCATCCGTCACTTCTATACTCGCCGAATACATTTCAATTCAAATACAAAACCCTAGAAGCTTCTTTTATCTTCAAATTTCTGTGTAAAAATGTCTGGTCGTGGAAAGGGAGGCAAGGGATTGGGCAAGGGAGGAGCGAAGAGGCACAGGAAGGTGCTGAGGGATAACATCCAGGGAATTACGAAGCCCGCAATTCGGCGATTGGCTCGTAGGGGAGGTGTGAAGCGTATTAGTGGGTTGATCTACGAGGAGACACGTGGCGTGTTGAAGATCTTTCTAGAGAACGTGATTCGTGATGCTGTTACCTACACTGAGCACGCCAGGAGAAAAACTGTTACTGCTATGGATGTTGTTTACGCACTCAAGAGGCAGGGCAGGACTCTCTATGGATTTGGTGGTTAGGTTGTTTAGTTTGTGATTTTAGGTTAGTGTAATGGTAGTAATTGTAGATTTTCTGGAAATTTCTGTTGGTTTCTCAGCAGCTTTGTTCTAGTTCTTCTTCTTAAGGTCTTGATATTGTAATTTCTCATTGCAGATTCAAGGAACAAAGTTCATTTCTAGAAATTACGATGGTTATATTCTGGCTCGTTGTTGTTGTTAATTGATTGATTGAAACGACTGTGCAATCctccaatttttttttatttttaccttgATTTGATTGATATTCCTAATAAATACCAACATTGTTCAAAAAACAGAAATTTTACT
It includes:
- the LOC104088196 gene encoding histone H4, whose translation is MSGRGKGGKGLGKGGAKRHRKVLRDNIQGITKPAIRRLARRGGVKRISGLIYEETRGVLKIFLENVIRDAVTYTEHARRKTVTAMDVVYALKRQGRTLYGFGG